DNA from Bordetella genomosp. 13:
GTGTTCGTTTCCGCGTACTCCACGATGCGGTCCAGCACGGCGTCCAGTTCGCCGATGGACCGCAGCACCACCCGCGCATAAAAGCAGTCTTCCCCCGTGACCTTGTCGCATTCCACGAACGCGGGAATGGCGGGAATGAGCTGCTCGACCTTGCGCAACTGCCCGGGCAGCGGCCGGATGCGCACGATGGCCTGCAGGCTGTAGCCCAGCGCGGCGGGGTCGATCTCGAGCGTATAGCTGCCTATCACCCCCGAGTCTTCGAGCCGGCGCAGGCGATCGGCCACGCTGGGCGGCGACATGCCGACCTGTCGTGCCAGATCGGCGGCGGTGGTGCGCGCATTGGCGGTAAGCAGCTCGACCAGGCGGCGATCGGTCTCGTCCAGGGCAGGATTTTCGTTCATAAGGTATTTCCTGGTTTTGGCTAAATATTGAAGGAAAAATCCGACATCAAAGAAATTTCATACATGTACCTTCCTGATTGTGCCTGGGATAATTTTCATCATCCACCACCCTGATGATGCCGCCCCGCGACGGCTCCCGGAGCACTACCATGTCCGCCTCCTTGCAAGAACGTACCGGCTTGATGCAGATGGCTGCCGCCATGACGCTGTCGGGCACGCTCGGTTATTTCGTCCTCGAATCGGGGCAGAGCCCCTGGAACATCGTCTTTCTGCGCTGCGTGTTCGGCGCGCTGGGCCTGCTGGCCTACTGCGCGGCGCGCGGCCTGCTGCGCCCCGGCCTGTTCACCGCCCGCACCCTCGGCCTGGCGCTGCTGGCCGGCGCCGCGCTCGTCTTCAACTGGGTGCTGTTGTTCTCGGCCTACCGCCTGGCCTCGATTTCGCTGTCCACGGCGGTCTACAACATGCAGCCGTTCATCCTTATCGGCCTGGGCGCCGCCTTCCTGGGCGAGCGTCCCACGCGCGGCAAGCTCGCCTGGACCGCGGTGGCGTTCGGCGGACTGCTGCTGGTGCTGCGGGTGTCGCCCGCGCGCCTGGGCGACGGGCAGGACTATCTGGTGGGACTGGCCCTGGCGTTGGGCGCTGGCGCGCTTTATGCCGTGACGGCCATACTGGTCAAGCGCCTCACCGGCGTCCCGCCGCAGGTGCTGGCGCTGGTGCAGGTGGCGCTGGGCGCCGTGCTGCTGCTGCCGCTGGCCGACCTGCACGCCCTGCCTCAAGCTCCCGCCCAGTGGGGCAGCGTGGTCGCGCTGGGCCTGGTGCACACCAGCCTGATGTACATCCTGCTGTATTCGGCGCTGCAGAAGCTGCCGACCTCGTCGGCCGCGCCGCTCAGTTTCATCTATCCGGTGGTGGCGATGCTGCTAGACTACGTGGTGTACGGCCAGCGCCTGGCTGCGGTGCAATGGCTGGGTGTGGCGCTGATCTTCGTGGCCGTGGCGGGCGTCAGCCTGCGGCGCACCCCCACCGGCGGCACGCCGGGCGCCACGGCGACGGCGGGACGCGCGCATGGGGTCTCGCGCGCGGCAAACCCGGTCAATCCCGCGCCACGCGCCGGGGCTTGAGGCCTGCGGGCCGCGCCAAGCCGCTATCATGAGGCATTACCGCCCGCGCCGCGTGCGGGCGACGCCATGCAAAGGACGCTCATGATCGACCTGTACTACTGGACGACCCCCAACGGCCACAAGATCACCCTGTTCCTGGAAGAGACCGGACTGCCCTATCGCATCCACCCGGTGAACATCAGCAAGGGCGAGCAGTTCCAGCCCGAGTTCCTGGCCATCGCTCCGAACAACCGCATTCCCGCCATCGTCGACCAGGCGCCCGCCGACGGCGGCGCCCCGGTATCGCTGTTCGAGTCCGGCGCCATCCTGCTCTACCTGGCCGAGAAGACCGGCCGCTTCATCCCGCAAGACGTGCGCGGCCGCGCCGAGGTGCTGCAGTGGCTGTTCTGGCAGATGGGCGGCCTGGGGCCCATGGCGGGCCAGAACCACCACTTCTCGGCCTATGCGCCCGAGCCCGTGCCCTATGCCATCGAGCGCTACGTGAAGGAAACCAACCGCCTGTATGGCGTGCTGAACCACCGCCTGGCCGATCGGGAGTTCGTGGCCGGCGACTACTCCATCGCGGACATGGCGGCCTATCCATGGATCGTGCCGCACGAGCGCCAGGGCCAGAACCTGGACGACTTCCCGCACCTGAAACGCTGGTTCCACGCCATCGCCGAGCGGCCGGCCACGGTGCGCGCCTACGAGAAGGCCAAAGAGATCAACGTGGCGCCTTCGGTGGGCGACGAGGCCTCGCGCCGCGTGCTGTTCGGCCAGACGGCCGCCTCGCTGCGCCGCTGACGGCCATGTCCAGCGCGACCGCGGTATTCCGACGCGCCACCGCCGCCGACCTGCCCGCCATCGTCGGGCTGCTGGCCGACGACATCCTGGGCAGCAGCCGCGAGGATGGCACGCAGCCGCCCAGCCCCGCGTATCAGGCCGCATTCGCGGCCATCGACCGCGACCCCAACCAGCTGCTGGTCGTGGCCGAAGTGGACGCGCGCGTGGCCGGCTGCCTGCAGCTCAGCTTCATTCCCGGACTGGCGCACCAGGGCGCCTGGCGCGGCCAGATCGAGGCGGTGCGCATTGCCTCGACCCTGCGCGGCAGCGGCGTCGGCCGCGCCATGTTCGAGTGGGCCATCGAGCAATGCCGCGGCCGTGGCTGCGCCATGGTGCAACTGACCACGGACAAGCGCCGCGACGACGCGCGGCGCTTCTATGAATCGCTGGGTTTCACGGCCAGCCATGAAGGCATGAAGCTGCGGCTGGCCGACTGATTCAAGGAGTCTTACCCCATGCACGGAGAGTACAAGGTGCCCGGCGGCAAGCTGGTGGTCGCCGACGTCGACGTCGAGGCCGGCCGCCTGGCGCGCGTCCGCATCAGCGGCGATTTCTTTCTCGAGCCGCCTGAAGCGCTCGACGCCATCAACCGCGGCCTGTGCGGCCTGCCGGTCCACGCCGGCGAATCGGAACTGGCCGAGGCCGTACGCCGCGCGTTGCCCGAGGGCGCCGAACTGTTCGGCTTCTCGCCCGAGGCGGTCGCGGTAGTGGTACGGAGAGCCCTGCCATGACCGAACACGACAGCGCATCCGCCGCGCCGCAGCCCTCGCCGGCCGCCGCGCCCACCACCGTTCCGCCCATGCCCACGCCGGGTCCGCGCCGCACCTCGTGGTCCGACTACGAGTGGCAACTGGTGCACGAAGGGCCCCAGCCGCCTGCGCTGCACATGGCGCTGGACGCCGTGATCACCGACGAGGTCGGCGCCGGGCGCCGTCCGCCTACCCTGCGCATCTGGGAATGGTCGGCCTCGGCTGTGGTCATCGGCCGCTTCCAGTCGCTGAAGAACGAAGTGGACATGCAGGCCGCGCGCGAACACGGCGTGACCGTCGTGCGTCGCGTCAGCGGCGGCGGCGCCATGTTCGTCGAGCCCGGCAACACCATCACGTACTCGCTCAGCGTGCCGCAGGCGCTGGTACATGGCATGAGCTTCCAGGAATCGTACGAGTTCCTGGACGCCTGGGTCATCCGCGCGCTGCACGACCTCGGCATCAAGGCCTGGTACCAGCCCCTGAACGACATCGCCTCCGAAGGCGGCAAGATCGGCGGAGCCGCCCAGGCCCGGCGCGGCGGTGCGGTGCTGCACCACGTCACCATGTCCTATGACATCGATGCCGAGAAAATGGTGCAGGTGCTGCGCATCGGCCGCGAGAAGCTTTCCGACAAGGGCACCACCAGCGCCAAGAAGCGGGTCGATCCCCTGCGCAGCCAGACCGGACTGGCGCGCCAGGCCATCATCGGCCGCATGCTCGAGACCTTCTCGGGCATGTGCCTGCTGGCCCCCGGCACGCTGGGGGCGGCCACGCTCGAGGCAGCGCAGCGCCAGGCCGACGAGAAGTTTTCCAGCGAGGCATGGACCGCCATGGTCCCCTGAGGAGGCCGTCATGTCGCATCTGCCATTTGCCCTGCGAGCCGGGCTCGTCTCCATGGCCGTGCTGCTGGCGGCCTGCGGCAGCTCGCCGCCGGATACGATCAGCCTGCCCGCGCAGGGCGCCGCCGTCAGCGCGGACGTGCGCACCCAGCCCGTGCGGCGCGAGCTGACCAAACCCGGCTGCAAGGGCGAGGACTGCCCCCGCATCGTCGTGGACAGCATCGCCTTTCCCGAGATACCTGCGCTGACGCAGCACGTGGACAGCAGCCTGGCCGGCATGACGGGCGTGGACGCCAATCTGCGGGGCGCCTATCGCACCATCGACGAGTACATTGCCTATTTCTGGCGTACCGCCCAGCCTCGCGACCGCACCGAACTGCGCGCCAAAGTGCGCGACGTGGTGGCGGACGTCATCGGCGTGGAACTGCAGACGGCCCAGTACCTGACTGGCGCGGCCCATGGCATTCCCGCGACGCATTTCCTGAACTGGCAGCGCGCCTCGGGCCGCGAACTGGTGCTGGACGACGTGCTGATTCCTGGTCGGCGCGACCAGTATGTGCAGGCGCTGCGCACCGCGCATCGCGCCTGGCTCAAGCAGAACGAAGACGCCGCGCGCGATCCGGCCGCCTACGACCGCACGTGGCCGTTCGTCGAAAGCAGCAACTACACGCTGACGCGCCAGGGCATGGTGGTGAAGTACGACGCCTACTCCATCGCGCCCTACTCGCACGGCCAGCCCGAGCTGACGATTCCGTACGATGCCCTGCGCGGCATCCTGAAGCCGGAGTTCATGCCGGCTGGGGGCTGAGCTCTATCATCGGTATGCAAAACGGCCCGCGCGATGCGGGCCGTTCGTTCACTGGCGCGTCCAGCAGCCCGCGCGACGCCGCGCGGACTGGTTTGCTGCCGCGCGCCGAATCAGGGGTACAGACCGCGCACCTGGCGGGCCTGCAGGATGCGCGTGCACGCCACGATGAACGCGGCGGTGCGCAGCGACACCTTCTGCTCGCGCGACATCTGGGCGATGGCGGCGTAGGCTTCGCGCATCAGGCGCTCGAGGCGGTGGTTGATCTCGTCCTCGCTCCAGAAGAAGCTGGAGAAATCCTGCACCCATTCGAAGTAGCTGACCGTCACGCCGCCGGCGTTGGCCAGCACGTCCGGCACGACGTAAACGCCGTTGTCGTGCAGGATGTCGTCGGCCTCGGGGGTGGTGGGACCGTTGGCGCCTTCGACCACCACCTTGGCGCGCACCTTGCCGGCGTTCTCGGAGGTGATCTGGTTCTCGAGCGCCGCCGGGATCAGGAAATCGGTTTCCAGGCCCCAGAAATCGGCGTTGGCCAGCGCCTCGCCGCCCGAGAAGCCGCCCACCCCGCCCTTGTTCGAGACGTGGGCCAGCAGCTTGTGCACGTCGAGGCCGGCCGGGTTGTAGACCGTGCCGGTGTGGTCCTGCGCGGCCACCACGACGGCGCCGGCCTCGTGGAACAGGCGGGCGGCGGTGCCGCCCACGTTGCCGAAGCCCTGCACGATGACCTTGGCGCCGGCCACGTCGATGTTCAGGTCGCGTGCCGCCTCGCATGCCACGACGAACACGCCGCGGCCGGTGGCTTCGATCCGGCCCAGGCTGCCGCCCAGCGAGATGGGCTTGCCGGTGACCACGCCGGTGGCCGTGGCGCCCTCGTTCATCGAGTAGGTATCCATCATCCAAGCCATGATCTGGGCGTTGGTGTTGACGTCGGGCGCGGGAATGTCCTTGGCCGGACCGATGATGACGCCGATTTCAGAGGTATAGCGGCGCGTCATGCGCTCGATTTCGGATTGCGACAGCTTGCGGGGATCGACCCGGATGCCGCCCTTGGCGCCGCCGTACGGCAGATTGACCGCCGCGTTCTTGACCGACATCCAGGCCGCCAGCGCCATCACTTCGGACAGCGTGACGTCCTGGTGAAAGCGCACGCCGCCCTTGCCCGGACCGCGCGAGGTGTTGTGCTGGACGCGATAACCCTCGAAATGCGCGATGGTGCCATTGTCCATCTCGATGGGCACGTCGACGATCAGGGCGCGCTTGGGACGCTTGAGCGTCTCGACCCAGCGCGCCAGCGGGCCCAGATAGGGCGTGACGCGGTCGACCTGTTGAAGGTAGATGCCCCAAGGACCGAGGTGTCCGGCATCGAGATAGGACGGCAAAGCGTGGGCGGAACTTTGAGACATGGGCTGCTCTCCGGGAGAAAGTGGTGCCATTGTAGCCACGAACATTGATACGTCACCTATTATTAGTTATTTTATTTAATAGGGACGCATAATGAACAACGCGTTTCTGCATCGTTCTGACGGCGGTCTCCTGTGCCCGGACATCGTACGCCGCCGCGCCTGGCATCGAAACAGCGGCGAACCCGGGGTCCGCCGATCAGCGGCGTAAACCCGGTCTCTAGTCGCCGCCTCAGTCGTACGTCTCGCGCCGCACGCCGCTGACCCCGCGCACCGTCGCCGGGTCCCGCTCGGGGGCGGCTTGCGACCCGCCGGGCGCCGCGGCCGGATCGACACCCTGCCCGATGCCCGGCTGCGATGGCGTCGGGGCGCTCGCGGGCGGCGCCGTGGGCGCAATGGCCGGCAGGCTGGGCGCGGGGGCGATCGGCTCGCCCTGCCCCTGCGCCGCCCGCAACTCACGCTTGCGCTGCTCGGCGCGCGCGATGACCTGGCGCAGATTGTCGGCAAGGGTCGGCGCACGGCCCTCGTCCGCCCATTCGGCGGCGTCGTGTCCTTTCAAGTCCCGGGTGGTCGGGTCGGCGCCGGCGTCCAGAAGCAGCTGCACCATGGGTTGGCTGCCGGAATACGCCGCCATCATCAGCGGCGTGGTGCCCAAGGGGGACGGGGCGTTGGGCATGGCGCGATGCTGCAGCATCAGCCGCGCCGTCTCGAGCTGCCCCTTCGAGGCTGCGTAATGAAGCGGCGTCCAGCCCAGCCGGTTCACCTGGGCGCCCCGTGCGATCAACGCCTTGGCGCGTTCGGTCTGCCCCATCAGCGCCAGGTACATCAGCGGCGTTTCTCCGGCCGGATTCTCGGCGTTGACGTCGGTGCGAGGATCGGCCGCCAGCAGATCGAACACGCCCCACGCCTGGTCTATCACCGCGCGCATGAGGGCGGGCTGCCCGTTCTGGTAACGCAGATTGGGATCGGCGCCCCCGGCCAGCATCCTGCGCATGTCATCGGTGCGGTCATTGGCGATGGCCGGCCACCAGTCGGTGGACACCTGGGCGCCCATTGCCTGGGCGCCGCCCAGCAAAGCCGCGGCCAGCAGTCCCGCGCGCAGCGCAGCGCCGATGCGAGCGGTGGCGAATTTCGCTTGTCCGGACTTGATCATGGCCGAATCTCCTAACCTATCACTTTAACTATCCAACATTAGATAAATCACTTCAAATCAGCGTTTTATCTTATTGAATAGTTTGAAAAAATTCTCGGTGGACGCCTCGGCCACCTCCTCGGTGGAAATGCCTTTGAGCGCCGCGATGCGCTCGGCCACGTGCACCACCTTCGCAGGATCGTTCAGCTTGCCGCGATGCGGCACCGGCGCCAGATACGGCGAATCCGTTTCGATCAGCAGGCGGTCCAGCGGCATGCGCGTGGCCACGTCGTGCACCACCTGCGCGTTCTTGAACGTGACGATGCCGGACAGCGAGATATGGAAATTCAGGTCCATCGCCTCGCGGGCGATGTCCCAGGTCTCGGTGAAGCAGTGCATCACGCCGCCGACGTCGGCAGCGCCTTCTTCGCGCAACACGCGCACCGTGTCCGCGGCCGAGGCCCGGGTGTGCACGATGAGCGGCAGTCCCGCGGCGCGCCCGGCTTGGATATGGCGGCGAAAGCGGTCGCGCTGCCAGTCCAGCGGCTCGGCCAGCCGGTAGTAGTCCAGTCCCGTTTCGCCGATGGCCACCACCTTGGGATGGGCAGCCAGCCGCACCAACTCCTCGGGTTCGGGGTCGGGCGTGTCTTCGTAGTCGGGATGCACGCCCACCGAGGCCCACAGATTGGCGTGCGGCTCGACGATCTCCATCAGGCCCGGCCAATCGGGCAGGTTGACGCTGACGACCAGCGCATGGCTGACCTTGTTGGCCTGCATGCGCTCAAGGACGCCGGGCAGGTCTTGCGCGAGCTCGGGAAAATTCAGATGACAGTGCGAATCGACGTACATACGGAAGAGGAAAAGAAGGCGACGACGGGCGCGAGGCGCGCGTCGCGGGATCTGCGCAAGGAAAAGGGGCACGCGGCGTGCCCGGCGCGAATCAGGGCGCTAAGCCTGGCAGGATAGCACCACGCGCTGCAGCGCCGCATGCACGAACAGCTTGGCATTCAGGGGGTGGTTGGCCACGGCGCGCTGGCCGCTCAGCCAGTGCGCCGCGTCGGCCATGCGCGCGGGACGGACGCGTTGCGCCGTGAGGCGCACGGGCTCGGCCAGGCTGGGGAAATACCGCGCCGGCGCCCCGCAGCCGGCCAGCATCAGGTCGGCGTACAGGCGTTGCAGCGCATCGATCCATTCGACGGGCGCCAGTTTTTCCAGCGTTTCGGTCAGCGCACCCACGTCGGGCGACTGGCCTGCCGACAAAGGCGTGATCAATTGCCCCAGCCATGCCGGGCAAGGCTGGTCCTGCTGCTGCGACAGGCGCAGCGCCGACAGCGGCGCGCCGCCAGCGGCCGCCAGCCACTCGGCGGCGGGCTCGACTCCCTGCTGCTGCAGCCACTGCAAGGCCAGCGCCGGCTCCGGCGCGGCCAGCGGCAGGCGCCGGCAGCGCGACACCAGCGTGGGCAGCAGGCGGTCGGGCGCATCGGCCACCAGCAGGAACACGGTGTTGGGGGGCGGCTCTTCGAGCACCTTCAGCAGCGCATTGGCCGAGATCACGTTCAGGGCCTGGGCCGGATACAGCAGCGCCACCCGCCATCCGCCGCGGTGCGTCGCCGTGTTGAACCAGGACTCGAGCGCGCGGATCTGGTCGATGCGTATGTCCTTGGACGGCGCCCGCTTGGCGGCGCCTCCGGATGCCGCGGCTTCGCCGTCCTCGCCGCTCTCGGCCGCGGCATCGGCGCCCTCTTCCAGCGCCACGGCCTCGGGCCGGATGCGCCGCAGATCGGGGTGGTTGCCGGCGGACACCCAGGCGCAGGCCGCGCAGCGGCCGCAGGCCAGCCCCTGCTCGGGAGACTCGCACAGCAGGCTGGCCGCCGCCGCGGCGGCGAACTGCAGCTTGCCGATGCCGGCCACGCCATGAACCAGCCACGCGTGGGCGAAGCGCTCGCGCCGCGTCAGCCAGGCGCGCGCGGTATCGAGATGCCAGGGGGGAAAGGCGGCCAGGGTCATTGCCGGCCTCGCCGTGGACGATCGATCCGCGGACCGGTCATCGCGCCTGCTCCAGCAGGTCGTCCAGCTCGGCCTGCAGCTGCGCGCGCACCTGCTCGACCGGCCGGCTGCCGTCGATGACGCGCACCCGCTGCGGATGTGCAAGCGCGCGCTCATGGTATGCGGCGCGCACGCGTTCGAAGAAGGCTTGGGCCTCGCGCTCGAAGCGGTCGGGATCGCGGCTGGCGGCCAGGCGCTGGCGCGCCACCTCGGGCGGCACGTCGAACAGCCAGGTGCGGTCGGGTTGCAGGCCAGGCTGCATCCATTGCTCGAGCGCCGCGACGCGGGCGACGCCCAGCTCGCGCCCCCCGCCCTGGTAGGCATAGGTGGCGTCGGTATACCGGTCGCAGACCACCCAGGTGCCGCGGGCCAGCGCCGGCTCGATGACCGTGCGCACGTGCTCGCACCGTCCGGCGAACATCAACAGCGTCTCGGTCTCGAGTTGCATGGGCTCGTGCAGCACCAGTTCGCGCAGCCGCTCGCCCAGCGGCGTGCCGCCCGGCTCGCGCGTGGCCAGCACGGTGTGGCCGGCCGCGCGCAGGGCGTCCACCAGCCAGCCGGCATGCGTGCTCTTGCCGGCGCCGTCCACCCCTTCGAGGGTGATGAATCGCCCACGGGCGGTATGCAGCTCGCTCATCGGTTCTGCTGCCCCAGGATGAAGCGCGAGACGTTGCGATTGTGGTCGCCCAGGTTACGGGCGAATTCGCTGGTGCCGTCGCCGCGCGAGACGAAGTACAGGAAGGTGTGCGATTCGGGCTGGATGGCCGCCCGCAGCGCCGCGCGGCCGGGCGCGGCGATGGGCGTGGGCGGCAGGCCGGGCCGGGTGTAGGTGTTCCAGGGCGTGTCGGTCTGCAGGTCGCGCTTGCGGATGCGGCCGTCGTACGCCGCGCCCATGCCGTAGATCACCGAGGGGTCGGTCTGCAGCAGCATGCCGCGGCGCAAGCGGTTGATGAACACGCCGCTGATGCGGGCGCGGTCGGCGCCGTCGCCGGTTTCTTTCTCGATGATGGAAGCCAGGATCAGCGCCTCGTAGGGCGTGGCCAGCGGCAGGTCGGGCGCGCGCTCGGCCCAGGCCTTCTGCAGTACCTGCTCGCCGGCCTGGTAGGCGCGGCGCAGGATGTCGAAATCGGTGCTGCCCGCGGTGAACACGTAGGTGTCGGGGAAGAACATGCCCTCGGGATGGGGGATGGCGGCGCCCAGCCGCTGCATCAACGCCTCGTCGCTGACGTCGTCCAGGGTCTGCTTGACGTCGGGGTGATTGCGCAGCGCGTTGCGCATCTGCTGGAACGTCCAGCCCTCGACGAAGGTGACCTGCCGCTGCGACATGTCGCCGCGCGCCAGCCGCCGCAACAACAGCCACGGGCTGTCGCCCTGCTTGGCCTCGTAGCCGCCGGCCTTGATCAGCGTGTCCTGCTCGGTAAGGCGCGCCATCCAGACGAAGCCCTCCTCCCAGACCGGAATGCCGGCCTCGGCCAGCGTGCGCGCCACCGCGCGGGGCGTGCTGCCGGGCTGGACGACGAAGTCGACGCGTTCGCCCGCCAGCGGCACGGGCTCGTGGGCCCAGCGCCAGGCCAGGCCCGCGGCGACCGCGGCGGCCACCAGCGGCAGCAGCACGAACAGCAGGAATAGATAGCGAAATCGGATTCTCATGGCTGGCAGGAGTTTAATGGATCGGCAAGCCGCTGCGGCCCGCTCCGCCCCTGATATCGGCAAGGGCTTGCGGCGACGGCGTCCGTCCCCGGCGTATCATGGGGCTTTGCCTGCAAGCGCGGGCCAGCAACGGCGGAGCTTCCGCCACCATCGATCTCACCATGCACGCTTTCTACGATTCGATTCCGCTGGGCGCCGAAGGTTCGCCGCTGTGCGCGCCGCTGCCCGGCTTCTGCGTCCTGGCCGCGGCCGGAGACGATGCCCTGACTTTTCTGCACGGCCAGCTCACGCAGGACGTGACAGGCCTGCCCGACGACGCCGCGCGCCTGGCCGGCTACTGCACCGCCAAGGGCCGCCTCCTGGCCACGATGGTGATGTGGCGGACGGGCCCGGCCTCGGCTGTGGAAGGCGCCGGCGCGGTCGCGGACTCGGTCGCTGGGGCCTCGGCCTCCACCGCGGCCCACACCCAGCCCCGCCTGTACGCCCTGGTGCGCGATGACCTGGCGGATGCGCTGTTGAAGCGCCTGTCCATGTTTGTCCTGCGCGCCAAGGTCAAGCTGTCGCGCGCGCCGCTGCACGTGGCCGGCGTGCAATGCAATGCCGACCAGCTGCCCGCCCTGGAAGACGCCTGTGGCGGCGCCCTGCCGACGGTCGCATGGCAACGCGCCGAGCTGCCCGCCGGCACGTGGATCGCGGCGCCCTCCTCGGCCGAGAACTGCCTGCGCTGGTGGTGGATCGCGGACGACGCGCAATTGCAGCAGGCGGCGGCGCTGGCGCAGTTGCTGGCGCGCGCCGAACCGGCGCAGTGGCAGGCCGCCGACCTGGCGGCCGGGCTGCCCTGGATCGGCAGCGCCACCCAGGACCTGTTCATCCCGCAGACGGTCAACCTCGACCTCGCCGGCGGCGTCAGCTTCACCAAAGGCTGCTATCCGGGGCAGGAAGTCGTGGCGCGCAGCCACTACCGCGGCACCGTGAAGCGGCGCATGGCCTACGGCCAGCTGCAGAACGGCTGCGGCGCCCAGGAACTGGCGGGCGTCGACGTGTACGATGCGGCGCAGCCGGGAGAGCCTTGCGGACGCGTGGTCGACGCAGCCCGGCACGTGGGCGTGTCGCTGCTGTTCGAGACCACCCTGGCGTCGCTGCCCGATGGCGACCTACGCCTGGGCGCGCCCGACGGTCCGCGCATCGCGGTGATGCCGTTGCCGTACGCGCTGACGGCGGCCGACTGACCGCATCTGGCGGGGGTTCCGAGCCGCATCTTTCCGGCCGCGCCCCGCCGCGCACGTGCGCAGATCACGGTCTGCACGTCATGCCCTGCGCGCTACACCGCCACCCCGAACAGCGACCCCACGCCCGCCGTCACGCCGACCGCCAGGGCGCCCAGCAGCATCACGCGCACGCTGGCCCGCCCCATGGGCGCTCCGCCCGCGCGCGCCGCCACCGCTCCCAGCACACCCAGACAGGCCACCGAAGCCACGCCGACACTGACGATCAGATGCGTCGTCGGCGCCAGCGCCGACACCAGCAGCGGCAGCGCGGCGCCCGCCGCGAACGAGCCCGCCGAGGCGACCGCGGCCTGGATGGGCCTGGCGCGGTGGTACGCGGAAATGCCCAGTTCGTCGCGCGCGTGCGCATCCAGCGCGTCATGACGCATCAGCTGGCGCGCGACCTCGCGGGCCAGGTCCGGCGCCAGTCCGCGCGCCACATAGATCCCGGTCAGTTCATCCAGCTCCTGCACGGGGTTTCCGCGCAGCGACCGGACCTCCAGCTGCAGGTCGGCGGCCTCGGTGTCGGCCTGGCTGCGGACCGAGACATACTCGCCAGCCGCCATCGACAACGAGCCGGCCACCAGGCCGGCCAGGCCCGCGGCCAGGATGGCCGAATGGCTGGGATGCGCCGCCGCGACGCCGGCAATGAGGCTCGCCGTGGAAACGATCCCGTCGTTGGCGCCGAGCACGGCGGCGCGCAGCCAGCCGATGCGGAAGATGCGATGGTGTTCTTTTGATGGCATCGTGTTGCGCCCGCGGCATCAGGCCGGCCGGCGCGTACGCAGTATAAGCGGCGCTCAGCGCGGCGTGACGCGCACCGTGGTCATCAATCCCACCACGCACAGCGTCGCCTGCCCGCCGCGCCACGCGTGCACCTCGGCCTGGCACACCGTCAGCCGCCGGCCGGGCTTCAGCACCGTACCGGTGGCTACGTAGTGATCGCCGGCCGCCGGCGCCAGGAAGTTCATCTTGAACTCCGAGGTCAGCACGTCCTCTCCGGGCTCGAACAGACTGTAGGCCGCGTAGCCGCCCGCGCTGTCGGCGATGGTGGTGGAGATGCCGGCATGCAGAAAGCCGTTCTGCTGTGACAGTTCTGGCCGGTACGGCACGCGGATCTCCACCTTTCCCGGCGCCAGCACCCGCAGTTCGGCGCCGATGAAACCCATGACGCCCTGGCGCGCGAAGCTGGCCTGCACGCGCTCGGCCAGCTCGGCCGACACCGCCGCCGCGCCGGTCATGGCGCCTTGTGTCCGTACAGGCGCACGATGCTGGAAAAATCCAGCTTGCCGTTGCCGCCCTGGCTGTGCAGTGCATACAGGTTGCGCGCCAGCTCGCCCAGGGGCACGGCGGCACGCGCGGCCAGCGCCGCCTCGGCGGCCAGGCCCAGGTCTTTCAGCATCAGGTCCACGCCGAAGCCGCCGGCATAATCCTTCGAGGCCGGCACGTTCGGCATCACGCCGGGCCAGGGGTTGTACAGCTCGGTCGCCCAGTTGCGGCCCGAACTCTTGGCGATGATGTC
Protein-coding regions in this window:
- a CDS encoding glutathione binding-like protein is translated as MIDLYYWTTPNGHKITLFLEETGLPYRIHPVNISKGEQFQPEFLAIAPNNRIPAIVDQAPADGGAPVSLFESGAILLYLAEKTGRFIPQDVRGRAEVLQWLFWQMGGLGPMAGQNHHFSAYAPEPVPYAIERYVKETNRLYGVLNHRLADREFVAGDYSIADMAAYPWIVPHERQGQNLDDFPHLKRWFHAIAERPATVRAYEKAKEINVAPSVGDEASRRVLFGQTAASLRR
- a CDS encoding lipoate--protein ligase family protein; its protein translation is MPTPGPRRTSWSDYEWQLVHEGPQPPALHMALDAVITDEVGAGRRPPTLRIWEWSASAVVIGRFQSLKNEVDMQAAREHGVTVVRRVSGGGAMFVEPGNTITYSLSVPQALVHGMSFQESYEFLDAWVIRALHDLGIKAWYQPLNDIASEGGKIGGAAQARRGGAVLHHVTMSYDIDAEKMVQVLRIGREKLSDKGTTSAKKRVDPLRSQTGLARQAIIGRMLETFSGMCLLAPGTLGAATLEAAQRQADEKFSSEAWTAMVP
- a CDS encoding Glu/Leu/Phe/Val family dehydrogenase, giving the protein MSQSSAHALPSYLDAGHLGPWGIYLQQVDRVTPYLGPLARWVETLKRPKRALIVDVPIEMDNGTIAHFEGYRVQHNTSRGPGKGGVRFHQDVTLSEVMALAAWMSVKNAAVNLPYGGAKGGIRVDPRKLSQSEIERMTRRYTSEIGVIIGPAKDIPAPDVNTNAQIMAWMMDTYSMNEGATATGVVTGKPISLGGSLGRIEATGRGVFVVACEAARDLNIDVAGAKVIVQGFGNVGGTAARLFHEAGAVVVAAQDHTGTVYNPAGLDVHKLLAHVSNKGGVGGFSGGEALANADFWGLETDFLIPAALENQITSENAGKVRAKVVVEGANGPTTPEADDILHDNGVYVVPDVLANAGGVTVSYFEWVQDFSSFFWSEDEINHRLERLMREAYAAIAQMSREQKVSLRTAAFIVACTRILQARQVRGLYP
- a CDS encoding GNAT family N-acetyltransferase, with the translated sequence MSSATAVFRRATAADLPAIVGLLADDILGSSREDGTQPPSPAYQAAFAAIDRDPNQLLVVAEVDARVAGCLQLSFIPGLAHQGAWRGQIEAVRIASTLRGSGVGRAMFEWAIEQCRGRGCAMVQLTTDKRRDDARRFYESLGFTASHEGMKLRLAD
- a CDS encoding RsiV family protein translates to MSHLPFALRAGLVSMAVLLAACGSSPPDTISLPAQGAAVSADVRTQPVRRELTKPGCKGEDCPRIVVDSIAFPEIPALTQHVDSSLAGMTGVDANLRGAYRTIDEYIAYFWRTAQPRDRTELRAKVRDVVADVIGVELQTAQYLTGAAHGIPATHFLNWQRASGRELVLDDVLIPGRRDQYVQALRTAHRAWLKQNEDAARDPAAYDRTWPFVESSNYTLTRQGMVVKYDAYSIAPYSHGQPELTIPYDALRGILKPEFMPAGG
- a CDS encoding Lrp/AsnC family transcriptional regulator; amino-acid sequence: MNENPALDETDRRLVELLTANARTTAADLARQVGMSPPSVADRLRRLEDSGVIGSYTLEIDPAALGYSLQAIVRIRPLPGQLRKVEQLIPAIPAFVECDKVTGEDCFYARVVLRSIGELDAVLDRIVEYAETNTALVKSTPLKRRLPPLR
- a CDS encoding DMT family transporter, yielding MSASLQERTGLMQMAAAMTLSGTLGYFVLESGQSPWNIVFLRCVFGALGLLAYCAARGLLRPGLFTARTLGLALLAGAALVFNWVLLFSAYRLASISLSTAVYNMQPFILIGLGAAFLGERPTRGKLAWTAVAFGGLLLVLRVSPARLGDGQDYLVGLALALGAGALYAVTAILVKRLTGVPPQVLALVQVALGAVLLLPLADLHALPQAPAQWGSVVALGLVHTSLMYILLYSALQKLPTSSAAPLSFIYPVVAMLLDYVVYGQRLAAVQWLGVALIFVAVAGVSLRRTPTGGTPGATATAGRAHGVSRAANPVNPAPRAGA
- a CDS encoding biotin--protein ligase, coding for MHGEYKVPGGKLVVADVDVEAGRLARVRISGDFFLEPPEALDAINRGLCGLPVHAGESELAEAVRRALPEGAELFGFSPEAVAVVVRRALP